A DNA window from Naumovozyma dairenensis CBS 421 chromosome 10, complete genome contains the following coding sequences:
- the HPR1 gene encoding Hpr1p (similar to Saccharomyces cerevisiae HPR1 (YDR138W); ancestral locus Anc_8.306), with product MSTGKLESVIHNCASFLVPQLTAISNDVRTTILTKPLESTTFNDQLLTFKWDDSISQFEKNQDNIISLVLKRIIIENLSTPLDHDHVPNDEFEGEGYTTDDIVERKLALCATILDFCYHSRKNMKIISSWLSIYFDLFTMVTDLLTWPKEILKFWTYAKLALIEFKANNNDDNDYKGLSNLISYKAPLSEKLRHWNELINLLDRNENFNTPLHFKMKYKLEKFVSELLPIYEESNFNRSLIISQDQLKSGSSWNKIDISGKNRTLNSRNEMFFNDYLYVVENLITNPLGTIFASYDDKLDLEQTMNPVIDALFDLEDAFYRKTKTHQKKLKHLENKLNSNYQADFSLTKSKQPRYMELSKTLTEGKENYWKAFMGIQSTNSDLLPPNLLEISTTNPETLYSQMMAPNNDFFRKQFILQLVFVLSFMKKLLLSDELKTIYKNAFRKDRSDDLVKEIDKIKIDDKKYQKIILLSDRIIKTRIIHFYSLRDPSFENIIIKLMESDLNYLDAKADNFKNFQKFEISDEKIPNEFTFNYSFKKFGFVKLGNKSINNVWKINSGLDNVNIEGQTINHSNGLYANLKEKWFTDITNGNSENQPKDEDNEIVKRWQILRSLRSQYLFEFNKVNEDIGIKGLFNKDLVDEWDTKTTKPRLLFKDEILKDHQEKLNIAREYMKNHEKKKRPLEEDTTFDENSLPKKSKLVNPLTNEEKGSTDVEEIKPIVNKEEEKEENEENENEQIIIEESPITESKVTDTNNDEPSETKQEDDNNNNNNNEVIEIPEEQVASDHENANDVIDLEY from the coding sequence GGCAATCTCAAATGATGTACGAACTACAATCCTTACAAAACCGTTGGAATCAACCACATTTAATGATCAACTTTTGACTTTCAAATGGGATGATTCTATTTcacaatttgaaaaaaatcaagacaatatcattagtttagttttgaaaagaataataattgaaaatttatcCACTCCGCTTGATCATGATCATGTCCCAAATGATGAGTTTGAAGGCGAAGGGTATACAACAGACGATATTGTTGAAAGGAAACTCGCTTTATGTGCAACTATTTTAGATTTTTGTTATCATTCgagaaaaaatatgaagatCATATCATCGTGgttatcaatatatttcgATTTATTCACCATGGTAACAGACTTGTTAACTTGGCCAAAGGAAATACTGAAATTCTGGACGTATGCGAAACTCGCATTGATTGAGTTTAAGGCAAACAATAATGACGATAATGATTATAAAGGTCTCTCCAATTTGATAAGTTATAAAGCTCCATTATCAGAAAAATTACGCCATTGGaatgaattgattaatttattggatagaaatgaaaatttcaataccCCGTTACATTttaaaatgaaatataaacTAGAAAAATTCGTATCGGAATTATTGCCAATTTATGAGGAATCTAACTTTAATAGATCGTTAATCATTTCTCaagatcaattgaaatCGGGTAGTAGTTGGAATAAAATCGATATATCGGGGAAAAATAGAACTTTAAACTCAAGAAATGAAATGTTCTTCAATGATTATCTTTACGTGGTGGAAAATTTAATTACAAATCCATTAGGTACGATATTCGCATCATATGATGATAAACTGGACCTCGAACAAACAATGAATCCCGTAATAGATGCATTGTTTGATTTGGAAGATGCATTTTATAGAAAGACAAAGACTCATCAAAAGAAACTAAAACAtctagaaaataaattaaattcaaattatcagGCGGATTTTAGTCTGACTAAATCAAAACAACCTCGTTATATGGAACTATCCAAAACATTAACAGAGgggaaagaaaattattggAAGGCATTTATGGGCATTCAATCAACGAATTCTGATTTACTTCCTCCTAATTTGCTCGAAATATCCACTACCAATCCAGAAACATTATATTCCCAAATGATGGCGCCAAATAATGACTTCTTCAGGAAACAATTCATCTTACAATTAGTCTTTGTTCTTTCatttatgaaaaaattattactCTCTGATGAACttaaaacaatatataaGAATGCGTTCCGTAAGGATCGTTCTGATGATCTcgttaaagaaattgataaaattaaaatagatgataaaaaatatcaaaaaattatactTTTAAGTGATCGTATAATTAAAACAAGAAtcattcatttttattcattaaGAGATccatcttttgaaaatataattattaaattaatgGAATctgatttaaattatttagatGCCAAAGCAgacaatttcaaaaatttccaaaaatttgaaatctcTGATGAAAAAATACCGAATGAATTTACATTTAACTAttcctttaaaaaatttgggTTTGTTAAATTGGGtaataaatcaatcaataatGTTTGGAAGATAAACTCAGGTTTAGATAATGTTAACATTGAAGGTCAAACTATCAATCATTCCAATGGATTATATGcaaatttaaaagaaaaatggttTACTGATATTACAAATGGAAATTCGGAAAATCAACCAAAggatgaagataatgaaattgttAAACGTTGGCAAATATTACGTTCATTAAGATCACAATatctttttgaatttaataaagttaatgaagatattggAATAAAGggattatttaataaagatttaGTGGATGAATGGGATACTAAAACAACCAAACCAAGgttattattcaaagatgaaattttgaaggatcatcaagaaaaattaaacatAGCGAGAgaatatatgaaaaatcatgaaaagaaaaaaagacCATTGGAGGAAGATACAACctttgatgaaaattcaCTTCCCAAGAAATCGAAACTCGTAAATCCTTTGACGAATGAAGAGAAAGGAAGTACCgatgttgaagaaattaagcCCATTgttaataaagaagaagaaaaagaagaaaatgaagaaaatgaaaatgagcAAATTATTATAGAAGAAAGTCCAATAACCGAAAGCAAAGTGACAGATACCAACAATGATGAACCTTCCGAAACGAAACAGGaggatgataataataataataataataatgaagttaTTGAAATACCGGAAG